A single genomic interval of Lathyrus oleraceus cultivar Zhongwan6 chromosome 7, CAAS_Psat_ZW6_1.0, whole genome shotgun sequence harbors:
- the LOC127104678 gene encoding uncharacterized protein LOC127104678 has translation MKFWMWSLCPIPGKAPDSNHPMDASASACPTQGNNSSIPYSSTHATSSKEDMHHTDRVIGNASQHVASTTANASQSDDQDDSLLHHLKPSVAKRMKTRKGRFVAKMMSAKTAKKTAGVGPSKSWSKIDVKNRKVREVSESDEDVEEDVPDISLVKRTTVKKSPVKVVTCYEGLVKEFIVNIPEDIVDKNNKEFCKVFVRGKCITFSPTVINKFLGRGIEGACQLEATDNKVCREITTRQVKEWPSKKHLPAGKLTVKYAILHKIGSANWVPTNHISTI, from the exons ATGAAATTTTGGATGTGGTCCCTCTGTCCTATTCCAGGAAAAGCCCCTGACTCAAACCATCCTATGGATGCATCTGCTTCTGCATGCCCCACTCAAGGTAACAACTCTAGTATCCCTTATAGCTCTACTCATGCCACTAGTTCTAAGGAAGATATGCaccacactgatcgtgtcattgGTAATGCTTCACAGCATGTGGCATCTActactgccaatgcttcaca gtctgatgatcaagatgatagctTACTTCACCACTtaaagcctagtgtggctaagcGTATGAAGACTAGAAAAGGTAGATTTGTGGCTAAAATGATGTCAGCTAAAACagctaagaagactgctggtgtaggtccctccaaatcttggagcaaaATTGATGTGAAGAATAGGAAGGTGAGAGAAGTTTCTGAGTCTGATGaagatgttgaggaagatgtccctgacatctccctTGTGAAGAGGACAACTGTGAAGAAGTCCCCTGTGAAAGTTGTTACT TGCTATGAGGGATTggttaaggaattcattgtcaacatTCCTGAAGATATTGTTGATAAAAACAACAAGGAATTTTGTAAAGTTTTTGTGAGAGGGAAGTGTATCACATTTTCTCCCACTGTCATTAACAAGTTTCTGGGAAGAGGTATAGAAGGTGCATGTCAATTGGAAGCCACAGACAATAAGGTCTGTAGAGAAATTACAACAAGACAGGTGAAGGAGTGGCCTAGtaaaaagcatcttcctgctgGGAAGTTGACTGTTAAGTATGCcatattgcataaaataggatctgcaaattgggtgcctaccaaccacaTTTCCACAATTTGA